A window of Maioricimonas rarisocia genomic DNA:
GGGCGGTCCGTTTGGCGAACGTATACAGTCCGCGGCGGTAGCGGTCTTCCCCTTCGCTCACCTTCCACTGCAGCTTGCCGTAGGCACCCTCGGTGGTGATCGAGGCGGGCTGCGGCGGAAAGACGCTGGGGCCGCCGATCTTGCCGGAGAGGAGCCCCGCCATCTGCAGCATCGCATCGCGAATCAGTTCGGCTTCGAGGCGGGTGCGGGGGCCGCGGGCGAGCAGCCGGTTGTTGGGGTCGCGCTGCTGCAGCTCGGGCGTGACGCGGGAACTCTGGCGGTACGTGGCACTGGTGACGACCAGGCGGTGCAGCTCTTTCATCGACCAGCCGCGGCGGATGAACTCGACGGCGAGCCAGTCGAGCAGTTCGGGGTGGGAGGGAGACTCCCCCTGGTAGCCGAAGTCCTCGGTCGTGCGGACCAGTCCGGTGCCGAACAGCGCCGCCCAGTGCCGGTTGACCGTAACCCGACCGACGAGCGGGTTATGGGGATCGATGAGCCAGCGGGCAAAAGTGAGGCGATTGGAGGGAGCGCCTTCGGGCAGTTCGTGCAGGATGCCCAACGGGCCGGGCTGAACGTCGTCTTTCGGCTGCAGGAATTCGCCCCGGTGGTGGACGTAGGTCGGCCGGGGATGGTCGGCAGGCCGCTCCTTGAAGATGAGCGTCGTGGCGGGCTCGGGGATCTGCGAGCGCAGCTGATCGATCTGTTTGCGAGCCTCTTCCAGTTCGGGGGCGACGCTGAGGTAGTGCCGCAGCAGCAGGTCCCGGTCCTCTGCAGAGAGCTGTTCGTCCGGGCGGGTGAGCAGTTCTTCGATAGCGGCCGGGCGGGTCTTCGCGGTGACTTCTCCCTCATCGGTGGTCCAGGAGATCCGGAAGCGGCCCAGGGCGGCGGCGTAGTGCCGCTCGAAGATCATCGTCAGCGAGATCGTATCACCGGCAGAGAGTGGCTTCGCGAGGTTGAAGACCGCCTGGCTGGCGCGGCCTTCGTTGCCGCTGGCCGACCAGCCGGTGTGCGGCTCGCCGTCGATGCAGAGCGCGGCATTCGCATCTCCGCCGCCGATGGCCAGTTTGGCGTGAGTCTCGGTTGCCGACTCGAACGTCTGCGGCTGTCCGTCGAGGTTGAGGACGAACTCGCTGAGGAAGAAGTCCCCTTCGCGGCCTTCGTAGTAGGTGCGGCCCGGCCCGTGGGCGGGAAGCGAATCGTGGGGCAGGGCCTCCAGTCGGAAGGCGGTCACACCGGCGGGAGGGGCTGCAAAGGTCAGCTCGTACACGTCCCGTTTGGTCGTATCGCCGCTGGCGAGGATGGAGCCGTCCGGCAGTGTTTCCAGCCGGGCGATGTTGGATTCCATCTGACTCGGCTCGAGGACGGTCCACTCGACGGCTTGCTGCTGCTCGGCAGCGAGCCACTTTGCGAATGACGCTTCGAGATGCTGCCGGCGGAGGGCTTCGGGATCGGCTGCTGCGTCAGCATTCTCAGGGAGCGGGAAGCGGCCGGCCAGTTCGGCCTGGAGGGCGGCGATCTGATCTTCGAGTTCCTGCCGGCGCTGCTGTTGTTCTTCGGTGGGGACTTCGAGCTTGATTTCGTCGGCGTTATTCAGGAACGCCATGAACTGGTAGTACTCTTCGTGCGGGATCGGGTCGTACTTGTGCGTATGGCACTGTGCGCAGGCGAGGGTCAGGCCGAGCCACGTCGTTGCGGTGGTGCCGACCCGGTCGACCATCGAATAGAAACGGAACTCGAGCGGATCGATGCCTCCCTCTTCATTGAGCATCGTGTTGCGATGGAAGCCGGTTGCCACGAGCTGGTCGCGGGTGGGGTTGGGCAGCATGTCGCCGGCGATCTGCTCGACCGTGAACTGATCGAACGGCATGTCGGCATTGAGGGCATCGATGACCCAGTCGCGGTACGGCCAGACCGAGCGGGGCCGGTCCTTTTCGTAGCCGTTGGTGTCGGCGTATCGTGCCAGGTCGAGCCACGGACGGGCCCAGCGTTCGCCGTACCGGGGGGAAGCAAGCAGACGGTCGACCAGTTGCTCGTAGGCATCCGGCGCGGTGTCGTTGACGAACGCGTCTGCTTCAGCCGGGGAGGGGGGCAGGCCGATCAGGTCGAGGTAGACCCGGCGGACGAGCGTGTACCGGTCCGCTTCCGGTGAAGGCTCCAGTCCTTCGGCCTCCAGGCGAGCGAGGATGAAGTGGTCGATGCCGTTGCGGGGCCAGTCCGTTGCCTGCACCTGCGGCAGGTCGGGGCGGGTGGGGGCCACCCAGGCCCAGTGGAGATCGTACCCGGCACCATTGGCCACCCATTCGCGGAGGATGCGGATCTCTTCGGGCGTGAGATGCTGTTTGGTCTCGGGGGGAGGCATCCGCTCGTATTCGTCGTCGGATTCGATCCGGCGGATCAGTTCGCTCGCACCGGGCATCCCCGGCACAATGGCTCGTGCGCCAGAGTCCGCTTCGGCAAGGGCTCCGTCCGGGGTGTCCAGTCGCAGGCCGGATTCGCGCGTCGACTCGTCCGGTCCGTGGCACTTGAAGCAGCGGGCGGAGAGAATGGGACGCACGTCGCGATTGAAGTCGACGGCGGCGCTCGCGGCGGAGTGCGAGCAGACCGCGCAGAGAACGACCGTCAGAACCAGGCAGAGAGAACGCATCATGGAGGGCCGCACGTTTGAGGGTGGGGCAGGAGGATACGGACCGGGGCCCGCTTTCCGATTATGTCTGACGCGGCGGCACCGGTGCAAACGGAGCGGAGTGAGGGAGGCAGCCAAATGACATCCGAGGACGCTGCAGGCGCGGCACGATTCCCGTGGACGAACGAGGCCCGACCGGTCATCGGCATGGTGCACCTGATGCCGTTGCCGGGGAGTCCCCGGTACGGTGGGAGCTTCGAAGACGTCGTTGCGGCAGCGGTGCGCGATGCAGAGGCGCTGGCGGAAGGAGGCATCTCGGCCATCATGATCGAGAACTTCGGCGATGTGCCGTTCTTTCCCGCACGCGTGCCGACCGAGGCCGTCACACATATGACCCATGTGGCCGGCGAGATCGCGCGACGTATCGATGTGCCGCTCGGGATCAACGTGCTCCGCAACGACGGCGTGACGGCGATGTCGATCGCTGCGGCGGTCGGGGCGGCCTTCGTGCGGGTGAATGTTCTTTCCGGAGCCC
This region includes:
- a CDS encoding DUF1553 domain-containing protein, coding for MMRSLCLVLTVVLCAVCSHSAASAAVDFNRDVRPILSARCFKCHGPDESTRESGLRLDTPDGALAEADSGARAIVPGMPGASELIRRIESDDEYERMPPPETKQHLTPEEIRILREWVANGAGYDLHWAWVAPTRPDLPQVQATDWPRNGIDHFILARLEAEGLEPSPEADRYTLVRRVYLDLIGLPPSPAEADAFVNDTAPDAYEQLVDRLLASPRYGERWARPWLDLARYADTNGYEKDRPRSVWPYRDWVIDALNADMPFDQFTVEQIAGDMLPNPTRDQLVATGFHRNTMLNEEGGIDPLEFRFYSMVDRVGTTATTWLGLTLACAQCHTHKYDPIPHEEYYQFMAFLNNADEIKLEVPTEEQQQRRQELEDQIAALQAELAGRFPLPENADAAADPEALRRQHLEASFAKWLAAEQQQAVEWTVLEPSQMESNIARLETLPDGSILASGDTTKRDVYELTFAAPPAGVTAFRLEALPHDSLPAHGPGRTYYEGREGDFFLSEFVLNLDGQPQTFESATETHAKLAIGGGDANAALCIDGEPHTGWSASGNEGRASQAVFNLAKPLSAGDTISLTMIFERHYAAALGRFRISWTTDEGEVTAKTRPAAIEELLTRPDEQLSAEDRDLLLRHYLSVAPELEEARKQIDQLRSQIPEPATTLIFKERPADHPRPTYVHHRGEFLQPKDDVQPGPLGILHELPEGAPSNRLTFARWLIDPHNPLVGRVTVNRHWAALFGTGLVRTTEDFGYQGESPSHPELLDWLAVEFIRRGWSMKELHRLVVTSATYRQSSRVTPELQQRDPNNRLLARGPRTRLEAELIRDAMLQMAGLLSGKIGGPSVFPPQPASITTEGAYGKLQWKVSEGEDRYRRGLYTFAKRTAPYAMFTTFDAPSGEACVPRREVSNTPLQALTLLNDDVFMEAARHLGNEFAAAEGPRQDRLAELFRRCLIRPPADDELQQLQAFLTSQREHLRQHPQQAAKILGEESPADGASRAAWLLTARAILNLDETITKD